The nucleotide window CCCTCCAAGATTGTTGCTGGTGCTAGGTACGTCTAGTCAGTCGCTTAACGCGTCGCTAATATGACATTAGTGCGGACGAAGCACGCATCTTCAAGAGTGAAAAGCACACCGGCCCAGTTAGAGGCCTTGACTTTAACTCCATCCAAAAGAATCTTTTGCTTTCAGGTGCTGTCAATGCCGAGGTACGACATTATCATGAGACATAGCTCGGATATCTCTTGACTCGTTTACagatatatatatacgATCTCAACTCTCCCAACAACGCACCTATCCCTCCCGGACCGACTTCCACCAAGCTAAATGAGATTACGGCCCTCCAATGGAACCCTACAGTGTCGCGAGTGTTTGCCgcatcttcatcttcggGCTTCACCTCCGTTTGGGATTTGAAGGCTGGAAAGGAGATTGTCAGTCTGCAGTATGGCGGTGGTGCTGCGAAGGGAATGGAGACTGTTGGTGGTGTGGCCGGTCTACAGAtggggaaaagaagaggtaTGAGTGATGTTTGCTGGCACCCAGAACAGGCAAGTCTTTTGAGTTAGGAACGCCGTTATCATGTTGATCCTTTTTAGGCTACTCGACTTATTACTGCCTCCGAAGACGACGAGTCCCCTATCATCATGCTTTGGGATCTACGAAACACTCGAGCTCCCGAAAGAATCCTCAGTGGTCACCACAAAGGAGTTCTTTCCGTCTCATGGTGTAAGCAGGATGCCGACCTCCTGTTGTCATGTGGCAAAGATAACCGAACTCTGTGCTGGAACCCTCAGACCGGAGAGATTATCGGGGAACTTCCATCTAGCAATGATTGGTCCTTCCAGACCTCTTGGTGCCCTCGAAACCCCGATTTACTCGCGACTGCCTCATTTGACGGTCATATAGGTATTCACTCCTTGCAGACAACTAGCATTCCTCCCCAGTCTACCGAGAAGCTCAATGAAGCAGCTACCGCTGACGATGTTTTTGGTGCACTCGGGAATGAGCAGCCCCAGGATGAAACTGCCAACGTTTTGTCTCTTAAGCAAGCTCCCAAGTGGCTTCGACGTCCTGTTTCGGCAACCTTTGGCTTCGGCGGTCTTCTGGCAACCATTTCCAATCTTCCTGGCGCATCTGGTAAACACCAGTCGGGAGTTGTTCACCTCCGAACTGTCATCACTGAGCAAGATGTTCTCAGTCGCGCCGAAGCTTTGGACCAGACTGATGGCCAGCAAGAAAAGCTTGCTGAGTTCTGCTCTGAGAGAGCCAAGGGCGATGATGAATCATGGAAGGCTCTGCAGACTCTTTTCAAGGCTAACTCTAGACAGGAACTTGTGCATTTGCTTGGTTTCTCTCAGGAGGAGGTTGCAAAGAAGGTACAAGAGGCTATCAAGAAGTTCCCCAACGCCAGCAAGGCAGCCGGTGACGCAACTCCTGTCATCGCTCCGCTGAAAGAGGAAAGCGTCAAAACCCCCATTGCCGAAAAGCATGAAGCTATCGAGGACGTTAGCACTGCGTCCGAGGCCGGCGTGGAGTCTCAAGCTGACGACAAATCCGAGAAGCCCGAGACTGAAAAGAGCGATAAGGGCCTTTTTGACGACGAGACTGCTCCAGGAACTCCTGCTGCCGCAGCCGCTGCTgacttcttctcttcaatGGCCTCTGGGGCTCTACGTAACCCTCAGCTTGACACTATCATCTCTCATAAATCTGAAGCTGCGGATTCATCGGTTGCAGCTACTGTCGGCAGCCGTGCCTCATCCGTGAGGGACGAGATTGTCAACAAGGAGAACACCTTCCAAATCTACCCGGAGGGTGAGAGTGATATCGACAAGCTTGTTACTCAAGCCTTGGTTGTGGGCGATTTCAAGTCTGCTGTGGACGTGTGTCTTGCTTTTGAGAGATTTGCGGACGCCCTTCTCCTTGCCGTCCGAGGCGGTCCCGACCTCTTGCAATCGACTCAGAACGCCTATTTTGCACAGCAGACCACCACTCGTCCCTTCCTCCGTGTCTTCCAGTCTATCATAACCGAGGATCTTTTGGACATTGTTCAAAATGCCGATTTGTCTGAATGGAAGGTCGCTTTTGTGGTTTTGTGTAcatttgccaaggacaGCGACTTTAGCAACCTTGCTGAGCAAATCGGCCAGCGGCTTCAATACAAATGGCGAGTGCTCTCCGCCTCTGACAGTCCCGAAGCCAAGGCATCCGCCAAAATTGCTCGTCAGGACGCCATTCTTTGCTACCTTGCGGCTAAGAAACTTGAAAAGGTCGTCTCCATATGGGTGGACGAAATGgctgaggaagaggaagcCGTTTCTGCTACTCGATACACTTCTCATGCCCAGGCCCTTCAGTCATTCATTGAAAAGGTTTCCGTTTTCAAAGCTGCTACCGGCTATGTTGATGAAGACTTACTTATCCCCACCGAGTCAGCAGAAGCCGCTGAGGCTGGGGCAAGAACTTACAAACTTGCCGGTTTGTACGACAGATACTATGAATATGCCGATTTGCTCGCTACTCAAGGCTTAGTAGACATCGCTGCCAAATACGTGAAGATGACTCCTGTGGACTACAAGGGTAGTGAACAGGTGGGTGAGCTTGATAAGGCCAG belongs to Cryptococcus gattii WM276 chromosome I, complete sequence and includes:
- a CDS encoding Protein transport protein SEC31, putative (Similar to TIGR gene model, INSD accession AAW46008.1) codes for the protein MKLKDISRTATFAWDNTSSSAPLLATGAVAGALDESFSNESQLEIWQPDFGDVSNVRLGGEGRPALGSITVNSRFNQLAWSAPSTTYMKGVLAAGMETGEVNVFDPSKIVAGASADEARIFKSEKHTGPVRGLDFNSIQKNLLLSGAVNAEIYIYDLNSPNNAPIPPGPTSTKLNEITALQWNPTVSRVFAASSSSGFTSVWDLKAGKEIVSLQYGGGAAKGMETVGGVAGLQMGKRRGMSDATRLITASEDDESPIIMLWDLRNTRAPERILSGHHKGVLSVSWCKQDADLLLSCGKDNRTLCWNPQTGEIIGELPSSNDWSFQTSWCPRNPDLLATASFDGHIGIHSLQTTSIPPQSTEKLNEAATADDVFGALGNEQPQDETANVLSLKQAPKWLRRPVSATFGFGGLLATISNLPGASGKHQSGVVHLRTVITEQDVLSRAEALDQTDGQQEKLAEFCSERAKGDDESWKALQTLFKANSRQELVHLLGFSQEEVAKKVQEAIKKFPNASKAAGDATPVIAPLKEESVKTPIAEKHEAIEDVSTASEAGVESQADDKSEKPETEKSDKGLFDDETAPGTPAAAAAADFFSSMASGALRNPQLDTIISHKSEAADSSVAATVGSRASSVRDEIVNKENTFQIYPEGESDIDKLVTQALVVGDFKSAVDVCLAFERFADALLLAVRGGPDLLQSTQNAYFAQQTTTRPFLRVFQSIITEDLLDIVQNADLSEWKVAFVVLCTFAKDSDFSNLAEQIGQRLQYKWRVLSASDSPEAKASAKIARQDAILCYLAAKKLEKVVSIWVDEMAEEEEAVSATRYTSHAQALQSFIEKVSVFKAATGYVDEDLLIPTESAEAAEAGARTYKLAGLYDRYYEYADLLATQGLVDIAAKYVKMTPVDYKGSEQVGELDKARQRILSAAGENVGTKLAQTIGKTQSTAGSSTARGYAPAQQVSTYAPSQPTYAHQQPASYGASAAPAYQPPPAASGPYQPAPTSSGYAPAQATPSYGDSNPYAPPTTYQSSSGYAPNGYRPSDPQPQGYGAPQPSFSQTQAIPPPPRVGQSNAPVSSPPLIPGSQQRGITGWNDAPTFAPKRPQSAAKDVKKTPAILSPFPNSPDPLAAAGAGLNTAGMAPPAGRSPQSVIAPPPKNARPPSVAAKVQPPPTVQQQQHFQQQVQHQQQQRQQHLTSPSAAAGPPPSAFSRPPPTGARAGPPPGVLAGPPPQRALSPLGPGSMGSPPGSQMRPPSALHRPPSRPGQAQSLDGGIAGMSSPPPPGSRMAGPPPPGRSATPQQQRQQIIPPATSPSQAKIQSPSPEQVKPRHPPGDRSHIPEASKPIYEILSGELTRVKQSSIPPHVKRIVDDTERRLNILFDGLNNETIPKQAVDMMNDISKAIAARDLNAALAMHVELLTHANGDMTSWAPGVKQIIRLGA